From the genome of Bactrocera oleae isolate idBacOlea1 chromosome 2, idBacOlea1, whole genome shotgun sequence, one region includes:
- the LOC106614308 gene encoding zinc finger protein Xfin, translating to MDTDYSVLTLSDESCRTCLQNIADTNSLDDAVEYDNDTFVLNSLFMQLLRATNVQTPARNQCGGQTLPNRICADCTLKLLSAYDYICLVERSETLLRQYQKSFPTKVKTDGESFVITELKNDTTSTDDSQNVEALETEYLLDDYNNEEAVADVDNERGDDEVSIENKNETYVDDELQFVKFEAVNIEDVTEQAEPVNNKKRHKRTSQNTGIVGKKQARYAIGSRLGTFVTTNWRKCPQCERVFARNVTLEKHIQTAHTNVPAECIAAIAPKPTEDKPIQCDHCPRIFARHFALERHLRAMHPATTIPNDAESNTNPTDSAKTKKTYKRGICPHCGRSFAQASLVIHIRRHTGEKPYQCDECQKGFPRRQDLVVHKRQHTGERPHVCTICGKSFTRPNKLSRHMRIHTGLRPYKCSECHKSFTQSNDLRIHMRRHTGEKPYKCNICNEAFISGTALKTHRMANNHAAPPDAENDPYAKCRLNKAIKIDACD from the exons ATGGATACTGACTACAGTGTCTTGACCCTTAGCGATGAATCTTGTCGTACCTGTTTACAAAACATTGCTGACACAAACTCCCTCGACGACGCAGTAGAATACGACAATGATACTTTTGTTTTGAATAGCTTATTTATGCAACTCCTACGTGCTACTAATGTCcaa ACACCGGCTCGCAATCAATGTGGGGGTCAAACGTTACCAAATCGCATCTGTGCAGATTGTACCCTTAAACTTCTAAGTGCTTATGATTATATTTGTTTAGTGGAACGGTCAGAAACTTTGTTAAGGCAATATCAAAAGTCGTTTCCTACAAAAGTAAAAACAGATGGAGAATCGTTTGTTATTACTGAGTTGAAAAATGACACAACGAGTACTGATGATAGTCAAAATGTTGAAGCATTAGAGACAGAATATCTACTCGACGACTATAATAATGAGGAAGCTGTTGCAGATGTAGACAATGAAAGAGGTGATGACGAGGTTtctattgaaaacaaaaatgaaacttATGTGGACGATGAGCTtcaatttgtaaaatttgaaGCGGTAAACATTGAAGATGTTACAGAACAAGCAGAACCGGTTAACAACAAgaa GAGGCATAAAAGAACATCCCAAAATACTGGTATTGTTGGGAAAAAGCAAGCACGATACGCAATCGGATCTCGCCTTGGAACATTTGTCACAACCAATTGGCGCAAGTGTCCCCAATGTGAACGAGTTTTCGCAAGAAATGTTACGTTGGAAAAGCATATACAAACAGCACATACTAATGTGCCAGCGGAGTGTATTGCTGCTATTGCGCCTAAACCTACTGAGGACAAGCCAATACAATGTGATCATTGTCCACGTATTTTTGCCCGACACTTTGCCTTGGAGCGACACCTTAGAGCTATGCACCCGGCGACCACAATTCCAAATGACGCTGAATCGAATACAAATCCAACTGAcagtgcaaaaacaaaaaaaacttacaaGCGTGGAATATGCCCCCACTGCGGTCGTAGCTTCGCTCAAGCAAGCTTAGTGATACATATACGCCGACATACAGGTGAAAAGCCATACCAATGTGATGAATGTCAAAAGGGTTTTCCTCGTCGCCAAGATTTAGTCGTACATAAGAGACAACATACCGGCGAAAGGCCACATGTATGCACTATTTGTGGAAAATCGTTTACTAGGCCAAATAAATTATCGAGACATATGCGTATACATACGGGACTACGACCGTATAAATGTTCGGAATGTCATAAATCGTTCACACAATCGAATGACCTGCGTATTCATATGCGTCGACATACTGGAGAAAAACCTTATAAATGCAATATTTGCAACGAGGCTTTTATAAGCGGTACGGCACTCAAAACTCACCGCATGGCAAATAACCATGCTGCACCACCTGATGCCGAAAACGATCCATACGCAAAATGTCgattaaataaagcaattaaaattgATGCTTGCGACTGA
- the LOC106614301 gene encoding arginine/serine-rich protein PNISR isoform X1 — translation MYSAGDSSGDGLSGLNQFAGMSGSIDWAAMAQQWIQMHDTSNFMSMPDAPPPPTISNTFNDANMTATTTTTAIKKSFDEKGEADMDMDEDEESAKCSDTLHSPAPSMQLGKNRDHTVMQPQSPWFMQQPNIVVGPTVAENIPGIGNTTPIIPSAPQWNATVWPPRINLPPPVPPNMLNVPLNSSMPNPTAHIPSLLKMNVPNPNNVRMISANTGEQNSTQSVVDAKKRKMLPAWIREGLEKMEREKQKQFEREQNKKHEEPDGIDDTKYTEFVGTTDDATHTVNMKYKQPAERENDRSGFEDEGELEDLDGVAISDDTLVLPQNPTTNDDDDSGNSGAEYETDNENNTEQQNYKGKRSYEDRLADLMIVVRTTLTELLLEVTNQEIAILAQEAVNAHKAKASSAQVIRKSALSSITGKLGLAAYDDSTGDESSDSEDGASADNDPNNDSEEEIKASLRAKRRAFAKITDDIEESIAASAAREEQKLKYYTLLEKQKDDDKPYKKEIAVGKTERNDENSSSLRPSTSMANTSTVSKSYDRDFGETTETKLQNSNGKRQKDRNSRKERTTRFSDNKDSKSAAAVAATYMSKIHSATTNLSGNPNGTTIFPIASTTNASSVVLATGSTSTSSTAMPPESTHIAYNVASKLVDDSSGGCVTALNKNLLNAAEAAYEKVTKSHRASSSRSSASRTERERSHHSRHYDHRDRESDRYRERGSERERKRNREHESTRDKDRGKEHRQHKNQRDYHSSDEDDGKQESQTSSSDTDTSSTSSSTSSSSSSQQSSHYSRTSTSSKKRREHEYDRRKSRDERSHRSTRSGRSRSRQRSHHHSQRSSRYRHSSAEDDNGSRTRHSTSRHGSSKKHSRSRSRSTYSSSSHWRRH, via the exons ATGTACTCCGCTGGCGATTCTAGTGGAGACGGCTTAAGCGGTCTAAATCAATTTGCTGGCATGAGTGGGTCGATAGACTGGGCAGCTATGGCCCAACAATGGATTCAGATGCATGATACTAGTAATTTTATGTCAATGCCAGATGCACCGCCTCCACCAACTATTAGTAATACATTCAATGATGCGAATATGACAGCTACGACAACCACGACCGCAATTAAGAAATCATTCGATGAAAAAGGAGAAGCCGATATGGATATGGACGAAGACGAAGAAAGTGCGAAATGTAGTGATACACTGCACTCTCCAGCGCCATCAATGCAACTAGGTAAAAATAGAGATCATACAGTTATGCAACCACAATCACCGTGGTTTATGCAGCAACCAAATATAGTTGTTGGACCAACGGTAGCGGAAAATATACCCGGTATAG GTAATACCACGCCAATCATTCCATCTGCACCACAATGGAATGCGACTGTATGGCCACCACGTATTAACTTGCCACCCCCGGTTCCACCAAATATGTTAAATGTACCGTTAAATAGTTCCATGCCGAATCCTACAGCACATATACCATCCCTACTAAAGATGAATGTGCCAAACCCTAACAATGTAAGAATGATTTCAGCTAATACAGGAGAGCAAAACTCAACGCAATCCGTGGTGGAtgcaaagaaaagaaaaatgctTCCAGCTTGGATAAg AGAGGGCTTAGAAAAAATGGAGCGGGAAAAACAGAAACAATTTGAAAGGGAACAAAACAAGAAACACGAAGAACCGGATGGTATTGATGATACCAAATATACTGAGTTTGTAGGTACAACCGATGATGCAACGCACACGGTAAACATGAAATATAAACAGCCTGCG GAGAGGGAGAACGATAGATCAGGTTTTGAGGATGAGGGAGAACTTGAAGACTTAGATGGCGTGGCAATAAGCGATGACACATTGGTTCTACCTCAAAATCCAACCACAAACGACGATGATGACAGTGGCAATAGTGGCGCCGAATACGAAACAGATAACGAAAATAATACTGAACAGCAAAATTATAAGGGTAAAAGAAGCTATGAAGATAGACTTGCAGACCTG ATGATAGTGGTGCGGACAACATTAACCGAACTCCTACTTGAGGTTACAAATCAGGAGATCGCAATCTTGGCGCAAGAAGCTGTCAATGCGCACAAAGCCAAAG CGTCATCAGCTCAAGTGATCCGTAAAAGCGCGCTATCCTCCATAACCGGAAAATTAG GCTTAGCAGCATACGATGATTCTACAGGTGATGAGAGCAGCGACTCCGAGGATGGTGCTTCTGCGGATAATGATCCAAACAATGACTCAGAAGAAGAAATAAAG GCATCCTTACGAGCGAAGCGACGCGCTTTTGCGAAAATAACAGATGATATTGAGGAAAGTATAGCTGCGAGTGCGGCACGTGAGGAACAAAAACTAAAGTACTACACTTTATTGGAAAAACAAAAGGATGATGATAAGCCGTACAAGAAAGAGATTGCTGTCGGCAAAACTGAGCGAAATGATGAAAATTCAAGCAGTTTGAGGCCATCCACATCTATGGCCAACACAAGCACAGTTAGTAAATCATACGACCGCGATTTTGGTGAGACAACTGAAACAAAGTTACAAAACTCAAACG GCAAGCGTCAGAAGGATCGGAATTCGCGCAAAGAACGAACAACACGCTTCAGCGATAATAAAGATTCGAAAAgcgctgctgctgttgccgcAACGTATATGTCGAAAATACACAGCGCAACTACAAATTTAAGTGGAAATCCAAATGGCACAACAATTTTCCCTATAGCATCTACCACAAACGCCTCCTCAGTGGTGCTGGCCACAGGCAGTACGTCAACGTCATCGACTGCAATGCCGCCCGAAAGTACCCATATCGCATACAATGTAGCAAGTAAACTTGTTGACGATAGTAGTGGTGGTTGCGTAACCGCactaaataaaaacttattaaaCGCAGCTGAGGCTGCTTATGAAAAAGTAACGAAAAGTCATCGTGCGAGCAGCAGTCGTTCGTCCGCTTCACGCACGGAAAGGGAACGCAGTCATCATAGCAGGCATTATGATCATAGAGATCGTGAAAGTGATCGTTATAGGGAACGTGGAAGCGAACGAGAGCGCAAGCGCAATAGGGAGCATGAAAGTACGCGTGATAAGGATCGTGGAAAAGAGCATCGCCAGCATAAAAATCAACGAGATTACCACTCTAGTGACGAGGATGATGGCAAGCAGGAATCACAAACATCATCAAGTGATACGGATACCTCGAGTACGTCATCATCAACATCGTCATCATCTTCCTCGCAACAATCAAGCCACTACAGTCGCACATCGACTTCGTCTAAGAAAAGGCGTGAACATGAGTATGATCGACGTAAAAGCCGTGATGAACGTAGTCATCGCAGCACAAGGAGTGGGCGCAGTCGCAGTCGTCAGCGCAGTCATCACCATAGTCAGCGCAGCAGCAGATATCGCCACTCCAGCGCTGAGGATGACAACGGCAGTCGAACACGTCATTCAACTTCGCGACATGGTTCGTCGAAGAAACATTCGCGTTCCCGTTCACGTTCAACATACTCATCTTCATCGCATTGGCGTCGACATTAA
- the bor gene encoding ATPase family AAA domain-containing protein 3A homolog → MSWLLGRNRTQQPQEQLSVDGADPDGKTAGSRSGDAQLSNAERKAMEAYRFDSSALERAAEAARQLERSKHAREALELSKMQESTRQQEYQLKVKEYEAHIEQAKVEQKRIDHEERRKTLLEETKQQQLRAQYQDQLARKRYEEQLAQQQRVQEENLRKQEESVARQEAMRRQTIEHEIEMKEKNRLKLLEHEMRVKAKVDRENRDINLEQIRLRAQEHRTTVLEGIRTAGTVVGAGVEAMLTDWDKVLTAAGGLSLLALGVYAAKGATGVTSRYVEARIGKPTLVGETSRFAFLDAMQHPIKYVQKLRSKPADALKGVILNPKLEERLRDIAIATKNTRVNKGMYRNVLMHGPPGTGKTMFAKRLAAHSGMDYAIMTGGDVAPMGKEGVTAIHKVFDWSQASRRGLLLFVDEADAFLRKRSSEHISEDLRAALNAFLYRTSEQNSKFMLVLASNTPEQFDYAINDRLDEMVEFSLPGLEERERLLRLYFDKYVLQPASEGHKRFKLDQFDYGATCTEMAKICEGMSGREISKLGVSWQAAVYASEDGVLTEKMVLDRCHAAAHQHKQKMAWLSEQERSDHKSITGGKST, encoded by the exons atgtccTGGTTACTCGGAAGGAATAGAACTCAACAACCTCAAGAACAATTAAGTGTGGATGGAGCGGACCCAGATGGTAAAACTGCGGGGAGTCGTAGCGGTGATGCCCAGCTCAGCAATGCGGAGAGAAAGGCCATGGAGGCTTATCGTTTTGATTCCTCAGCTCTGGAACGAGCTGCGGAAGCAGCACGGCAATTGGAACGTTCAA AACATGCCCGCGAAGCTTTGGAACTTTCCAAGATGCAGGAATCGACAAGGCAGCAAGAGTATCAGTTAAAGGTCAAAGAGTACGAAGCTCACATTGAGCAAGCTAAAGTTGAGCAAAAACGAATTGATCATGAAGAGAGACGAAAAACGTTACTt GaggaaacaaaacaacaacagttgcGAGCTCAATATCAGGATCAGTTGGCAAGAAAGCGTTATGAAGAGCAATTGGCACAACAACAGCGGGTCCAAGAGGAAAACCTGAGAAA ACAAGAGGAGAGTGTGGCCCGTCAAGAGGCCATGCGACGCCAGACCATCGAACATGAAATTGagatgaaagaaaaaaatcgacttaaatTGCTGGAACATGAAATGCGAGTCAAGGCTAAGGTAGATCGTGAAAACCGCGACATCAACTTGGAACAAATACGTTTAAGGGCCCAAGAGCATCGCACAACTGTGCTTGAAGGCATACG tacTGCCGGAACAGTTGTTGGAGCTGGAGTTGAAGCCATGCTTACTGACTGGGACAAGGTATTGACTGCAGCTGGTGGTTTATCACTGCTCGCATTAGGTGTTTACGCTGCAAAAGGAGCAACTGGTGTGACATCCCGTTACGTAGAAGCGCGAATAGGCAAACCAACATTGGTTGGTGAGACGTCGCGTTTTGCATTTCTTGATGCCATGCAACATCCAATCAAGTATGTGCAAAAACTGCGTTCTAAACCAGCTGACGCCTTGAAAGGTGTTATTTTGAATCCCAAGTTAGAAGAACGTCTTCGGGACATTGCTATTGCAACGAAAAATACGCGCGTAAATAAGGGCATGTATCGTAATGTATTGATGCACGGTCCACCCGGTACCGGTAAGACAATGTTTGCCAAACGATTAGCCGCCCATTCGGGTATGGATTATGCCATCATGACTGGTGGTGATGTAGCACCTATGGGTAAAGAGGGTGTCACTGCCATCCATAAAGTTTTTGACTGGTCGCAAGCTAGTCGTCGCGGTTTACTACTCTTTGTGGACGAAGCTGATGCATTCCTACGTAAACGTTCATCAGAACACATATCCGAAGATTTACGGGCTGCTTTAAACGCATTCCTTTACCGCACATCTGAGCAGAACTCCAAGTTTATGTTGGTGTTAGCTTCCAATACACCCGAACAATTTGATTATGCCATAAATGATCGTCTCGATGAAATGGTCGAATTTTCACTGCCTGGCTTGGAGGAGCGTGAACGCTTGTTGCGACTGTATTTTGACAAATATGTATTGCAGCCGGCTTCCGAGGGCCACAA GCGCTTCAAACTGGATCAATTCGATTATGGTGCTACTTGTACGGAGATGGCGAAAATTTGTGAAGGCATGTCGGGCCGTGAAATTTCAAAGTTGGGAGTATCTTGGCAAGCAGCAGTTTATGCTTCCGAAGACGGCGTTTTGACCGAAAAAATGGTGTTAGATCGTTGCCATGCAGCTGCCCATCAACACAAACAAAag ATGGCTTGGTTGTCCGAGCAAGAGCGCAGTGATCACAAATCTATAACCGGCGGAAAGAGCACATAA
- the asun gene encoding protein asunder produces MSAYDLNQKTIFVLDHTQYFGISSEDYIPVELLKGKPSIPEATNDASNSFGEDVRFSKSLWTCSVESSIEYCRIVWDLFPRGKLVRFIVSDTAAHIVNTWNLATQNMSHVLNAMALVGIPPEDEAMSSEFSVIHGLRAAIEALTEPTEAQLARLQERERGGSPNVMPNKGRVICITSARDNTSMLSLENIFRNVLEKQNDLAAKQRKMLHIDLSHFVIINVVPQGIDSLVTNRAKMEFAPGLFTEIHTTSAPNISNKLTHLIMSHYDLASTTVTGIPMKEEQNANSSANYDVEILHARNAHTSICGSETLLPTSRKEGAEYETVTLKWCTPRGCGSSDMQPCLAQHRVTPVDVTSRPSACLITFLLNGRSVLLEMPRKTGGKTTSHLLSARGGEIFIHALQITRSCLEDLPSISEGPGGRVTDYRISDFASFIKAHRFVPLKVKPKSEENLNKARERLNRRSRYFPLTLNTSLIFNLQRNLNWVPYFLRKISKEDMDKADEAQCQQYIFELYTVASRGEPLPFPNMGVGRLKGSKKSDQYKLLCAELELLIRAYATTPHHKVILESVQNVRAACGDATVKTENEGSRDSTTKAVMRDSPMSPPHSIDNSNSSIGIHKTHKRALSGGQRSLLDIVSSTERSQSAKRVDFSGRLCTPVGQVAKLYPDFGNKEKDTTSTTSTTTAIKDENLVIKSELSARN; encoded by the exons ATGTCGGCTTACGATCTTAACCAGAAAACAATTTTCGTACTAGATCATACCCAATATTTTGGCATTTCAAGCGAGGATTACATTCCTGTAGAATTACTCAAAGGCAAACCGAGTATCCCCGAAGCAACAAATGATGCATCTAACTCCTTTGGAGAGGATGTTCGATTCAGCAAAAGCTTATGGACTTGCTCAGTGGAGTCTTCTATAGAATACTGTCGTATAGTATGGGACCTATTCCCACGGGGTAAATTAGTTCGTTTCATTGTCAGTGACACAGCTGCGCATATTGTTAACACTTGGAATCTGGCTACACAAAATATGTCTCATGTATTAAATGCCATGGCACTAGTTGGTATTCCACCTGAGGATGAAGCGATGTCATCGGAATTCTCGGTAATACATGGTTTACGTGCCGCTATAGAAGCATTAACTGAGCCAACGGAAGCTCAGCTTGCACGTCTACAAGAGCGCGAAAGGGGTGGAAGTCCAAATGTGATGCCAAATAAGGGACGTGTTATATGCATAACTTCCGCACGCGATAACACTAGTATGTTGAGCCTGGAAAATATATTCCGTAATGTGCTGGAAAAGCAAAATGACTTAGCGGCTAAACAACGGAAAATGCTACACATTGATCTCAGTCATTTCGTAATTATAAATGTTGTACCTCAGGGTATTGACTCCCTTGTTACGAACCGTGCCAAGATGGAATTTGCGCCAGGGTTATTTACTGAAATTCACACTACTAGTGCAcctaatatttcaaataaattaacacATCTTATTATGAGCCATTATGACTTAGCAAGTACTACAGTAACTGGAATACCCATGAAA GAAGAACAAAATGCCAATTCTAGCGCAAATTATGATGTGGAAATTTTACATGCTCGAAATGCCCATACTTCAATATGTGGCAGTGAAACACTGTTACCCACAAGCCGTAAAGAAGGGGCTGAATATGAAACCGTTACTTTGAAGTGGTGCACACCAAGAGGTTGTGGCTCTTCTGATATGCAACCATGTTTAGCCCAACATCGTGTAACTCCGGTTGATGTCACATCACGACCAAGCGCCTGTCTCATTACGTTTTTATTAAATGGCCGTTCAGTGTTGCTTGAAATGCCAag AAAAACTGGTGGAAAAACGACTAGTCATTTACTCTCGGCACGTGGTGGTGAAATCTTCATACATGCTTTACAAATCACACGTTCATGTCTTGAAGACCTACCATCAATATCAGAAGGGCCAGGTGGACGTGTAACCGACTATCGTATATCTGATTTTGCATCTTTTATTAAAGCTCATCGCTTTGTACCACTCAAAGTGAAGCCGAAGAGTGAGGAAAACCTGAACAAAGCACGCGAGCGACTTAACCGACGCTCACGCTATTTTCCCCTGACACTTAACACCAGTTTGATATTTAATCTACAGCGGAACCTTAACTGGGTGCCATATTTTTTACGCAAAATTAGCAAAGAAGATATGGATAAAGCTGATGAGGCGCAATGTCAGCAATATATTTTCGAGCTTTATACTGTTGCGTCACGAGGGGAACCTCTACCATTCCCAAATATGGGAGTTGGACG gTTAAAAGGATCAAAAAAGAGTGATCAGTACAAGTTGTTATGTGCCGAATTAGAACTACTGATACGTGCCTATGCAACAACCCCACATCACAAAGTCATTTTAGAAAGCGTGCAAAATGTGCGCGCTGCCTGCGGAGATGCTACAGTTAAAACAGAAAACGAAGGAAGTC GTGACTCAACTACTAAAGCTGTAATGCGTGATTCTCCAATGTCGCCTCCGCATTCAATAGACAACAGCAATAGTAGCATCGGAATTCATAAGACCCACAAACGTGCTCTCAGTGGCGGACAACG ATCCCTTTTGGACATTGTCAGTAGTACCGAACGTAGTCAGTCTGCGAAGCGAGTTGACTTTTCAGGTCGTCTTTGTACACCCGTCGGACAAGTGGCGAAATTATACCCAGACTTTGGAAATAAAGAGAAGGATACTACTTCTACAACTTCCACCACAACTGCAATTAAGGACGAAAATTTAGTCATAAAATCGGAATTGAGTGCTCGAAATTAA
- the LOC106614301 gene encoding arginine/serine-rich protein PNISR isoform X2, with product MYSAGDSSGDGLSGLNQFAGMSGSIDWAAMAQQWIQMHDTSNFMSMPDAPPPPTISNTFNDANMTATTTTTAIKKSFDEKGEADMDMDEDEESAKCSDTLHSPAPSMQLGKNRDHTVMQPQSPWFMQQPNIVVGPTVAENIPGNTTPIIPSAPQWNATVWPPRINLPPPVPPNMLNVPLNSSMPNPTAHIPSLLKMNVPNPNNVRMISANTGEQNSTQSVVDAKKRKMLPAWIREGLEKMEREKQKQFEREQNKKHEEPDGIDDTKYTEFVGTTDDATHTVNMKYKQPAERENDRSGFEDEGELEDLDGVAISDDTLVLPQNPTTNDDDDSGNSGAEYETDNENNTEQQNYKGKRSYEDRLADLMIVVRTTLTELLLEVTNQEIAILAQEAVNAHKAKASSAQVIRKSALSSITGKLGLAAYDDSTGDESSDSEDGASADNDPNNDSEEEIKASLRAKRRAFAKITDDIEESIAASAAREEQKLKYYTLLEKQKDDDKPYKKEIAVGKTERNDENSSSLRPSTSMANTSTVSKSYDRDFGETTETKLQNSNGKRQKDRNSRKERTTRFSDNKDSKSAAAVAATYMSKIHSATTNLSGNPNGTTIFPIASTTNASSVVLATGSTSTSSTAMPPESTHIAYNVASKLVDDSSGGCVTALNKNLLNAAEAAYEKVTKSHRASSSRSSASRTERERSHHSRHYDHRDRESDRYRERGSERERKRNREHESTRDKDRGKEHRQHKNQRDYHSSDEDDGKQESQTSSSDTDTSSTSSSTSSSSSSQQSSHYSRTSTSSKKRREHEYDRRKSRDERSHRSTRSGRSRSRQRSHHHSQRSSRYRHSSAEDDNGSRTRHSTSRHGSSKKHSRSRSRSTYSSSSHWRRH from the exons ATGTACTCCGCTGGCGATTCTAGTGGAGACGGCTTAAGCGGTCTAAATCAATTTGCTGGCATGAGTGGGTCGATAGACTGGGCAGCTATGGCCCAACAATGGATTCAGATGCATGATACTAGTAATTTTATGTCAATGCCAGATGCACCGCCTCCACCAACTATTAGTAATACATTCAATGATGCGAATATGACAGCTACGACAACCACGACCGCAATTAAGAAATCATTCGATGAAAAAGGAGAAGCCGATATGGATATGGACGAAGACGAAGAAAGTGCGAAATGTAGTGATACACTGCACTCTCCAGCGCCATCAATGCAACTAGGTAAAAATAGAGATCATACAGTTATGCAACCACAATCACCGTGGTTTATGCAGCAACCAAATATAGTTGTTGGACCAACGGTAGCGGAAAATATACCCG GTAATACCACGCCAATCATTCCATCTGCACCACAATGGAATGCGACTGTATGGCCACCACGTATTAACTTGCCACCCCCGGTTCCACCAAATATGTTAAATGTACCGTTAAATAGTTCCATGCCGAATCCTACAGCACATATACCATCCCTACTAAAGATGAATGTGCCAAACCCTAACAATGTAAGAATGATTTCAGCTAATACAGGAGAGCAAAACTCAACGCAATCCGTGGTGGAtgcaaagaaaagaaaaatgctTCCAGCTTGGATAAg AGAGGGCTTAGAAAAAATGGAGCGGGAAAAACAGAAACAATTTGAAAGGGAACAAAACAAGAAACACGAAGAACCGGATGGTATTGATGATACCAAATATACTGAGTTTGTAGGTACAACCGATGATGCAACGCACACGGTAAACATGAAATATAAACAGCCTGCG GAGAGGGAGAACGATAGATCAGGTTTTGAGGATGAGGGAGAACTTGAAGACTTAGATGGCGTGGCAATAAGCGATGACACATTGGTTCTACCTCAAAATCCAACCACAAACGACGATGATGACAGTGGCAATAGTGGCGCCGAATACGAAACAGATAACGAAAATAATACTGAACAGCAAAATTATAAGGGTAAAAGAAGCTATGAAGATAGACTTGCAGACCTG ATGATAGTGGTGCGGACAACATTAACCGAACTCCTACTTGAGGTTACAAATCAGGAGATCGCAATCTTGGCGCAAGAAGCTGTCAATGCGCACAAAGCCAAAG CGTCATCAGCTCAAGTGATCCGTAAAAGCGCGCTATCCTCCATAACCGGAAAATTAG GCTTAGCAGCATACGATGATTCTACAGGTGATGAGAGCAGCGACTCCGAGGATGGTGCTTCTGCGGATAATGATCCAAACAATGACTCAGAAGAAGAAATAAAG GCATCCTTACGAGCGAAGCGACGCGCTTTTGCGAAAATAACAGATGATATTGAGGAAAGTATAGCTGCGAGTGCGGCACGTGAGGAACAAAAACTAAAGTACTACACTTTATTGGAAAAACAAAAGGATGATGATAAGCCGTACAAGAAAGAGATTGCTGTCGGCAAAACTGAGCGAAATGATGAAAATTCAAGCAGTTTGAGGCCATCCACATCTATGGCCAACACAAGCACAGTTAGTAAATCATACGACCGCGATTTTGGTGAGACAACTGAAACAAAGTTACAAAACTCAAACG GCAAGCGTCAGAAGGATCGGAATTCGCGCAAAGAACGAACAACACGCTTCAGCGATAATAAAGATTCGAAAAgcgctgctgctgttgccgcAACGTATATGTCGAAAATACACAGCGCAACTACAAATTTAAGTGGAAATCCAAATGGCACAACAATTTTCCCTATAGCATCTACCACAAACGCCTCCTCAGTGGTGCTGGCCACAGGCAGTACGTCAACGTCATCGACTGCAATGCCGCCCGAAAGTACCCATATCGCATACAATGTAGCAAGTAAACTTGTTGACGATAGTAGTGGTGGTTGCGTAACCGCactaaataaaaacttattaaaCGCAGCTGAGGCTGCTTATGAAAAAGTAACGAAAAGTCATCGTGCGAGCAGCAGTCGTTCGTCCGCTTCACGCACGGAAAGGGAACGCAGTCATCATAGCAGGCATTATGATCATAGAGATCGTGAAAGTGATCGTTATAGGGAACGTGGAAGCGAACGAGAGCGCAAGCGCAATAGGGAGCATGAAAGTACGCGTGATAAGGATCGTGGAAAAGAGCATCGCCAGCATAAAAATCAACGAGATTACCACTCTAGTGACGAGGATGATGGCAAGCAGGAATCACAAACATCATCAAGTGATACGGATACCTCGAGTACGTCATCATCAACATCGTCATCATCTTCCTCGCAACAATCAAGCCACTACAGTCGCACATCGACTTCGTCTAAGAAAAGGCGTGAACATGAGTATGATCGACGTAAAAGCCGTGATGAACGTAGTCATCGCAGCACAAGGAGTGGGCGCAGTCGCAGTCGTCAGCGCAGTCATCACCATAGTCAGCGCAGCAGCAGATATCGCCACTCCAGCGCTGAGGATGACAACGGCAGTCGAACACGTCATTCAACTTCGCGACATGGTTCGTCGAAGAAACATTCGCGTTCCCGTTCACGTTCAACATACTCATCTTCATCGCATTGGCGTCGACATTAA